One Thermococcus kodakarensis KOD1 genomic window carries:
- a CDS encoding TasA family protein, translated as MKRTLGVTLAALLVFLAGVKFGASYFSDVAKSTGNEFSTGEFDIGISRDDGRYYDAYKVFEFGDLLPGEEKTIRFYIKNRGDYPVSKITMTLNVTDREDGKLSKAEALVDSTPDVGELSKYLIVKDIRVLVNGTVMKLDLYAGKSLKELNGTLIRLFEGKLAESEAIGITMRVELSPDAGNECQTDTSEVAMLITASQ; from the coding sequence ATGAAACGAACGCTGGGCGTTACACTGGCGGCCCTGCTGGTTTTCCTCGCTGGCGTCAAGTTTGGTGCCTCGTACTTCAGCGACGTGGCGAAGTCCACGGGCAACGAGTTCTCCACGGGTGAGTTCGATATCGGGATAAGCAGAGATGACGGGAGGTACTACGATGCTTACAAGGTCTTTGAGTTTGGAGACCTTCTGCCGGGAGAAGAGAAGACGATCCGATTCTACATCAAGAACCGCGGAGATTACCCTGTTTCAAAGATCACAATGACCCTAAACGTGACTGACCGTGAAGATGGAAAGCTCTCTAAAGCTGAGGCACTCGTGGACAGCACGCCAGACGTTGGAGAGCTCAGCAAATACCTGATAGTCAAGGACATCCGTGTCTTGGTTAACGGGACAGTCATGAAACTTGATCTCTACGCTGGAAAATCCCTTAAAGAGCTCAACGGTACGCTTATACGCCTCTTTGAGGGCAAGCTGGCTGAGAGCGAAGCCATAGGAATTACTATGCGCGTAGAACTCTCTCCCGATGCGGGAAACGAGTGCCAGACCGATACCTCTGAGGTTGCTATGCTCATAACTGCTTCACAGTGA
- a CDS encoding cation diffusion facilitator family transporter, which produces MEELYRPIWVSIVGNLLLSVLKLVVGFLYSSIALISDGAHSLSDVVTSVIGYLGMRVSSKPPDKSHPFGHSRFEPLVAFLISEALLLVAYEIGRDSLFRLLHGTAIEVNSLMLGVTVLSILAKELMFRYSVYVGRKLKSQILVADAYHHRSDALSSVAVLVGLGLQKLGFKYGDALAGLVVAGFLVKVSAEIILENVGYLTGSAPPFEVCEEIRKRAMSVPNVLGVHDLRAHYVGNKLHVELHIEVPPEITLKGAHDISEEVKKRIEEMPEVERAFVHVDIKGVTE; this is translated from the coding sequence TTGGAGGAGCTCTACCGCCCCATATGGGTCTCGATAGTTGGAAACCTTCTCCTCTCAGTGCTCAAGCTGGTCGTTGGGTTTCTCTACTCGAGCATAGCCCTGATTTCGGACGGAGCTCACTCCCTCAGCGATGTGGTTACGAGCGTCATCGGCTACCTTGGGATGAGGGTTTCTTCAAAGCCCCCTGACAAAAGCCATCCCTTCGGACACTCCCGCTTTGAGCCCCTGGTGGCCTTTCTCATAAGCGAGGCTCTCCTCCTGGTGGCCTACGAGATTGGGAGGGATTCACTCTTCAGACTTCTCCATGGCACGGCCATTGAGGTAAACTCCCTAATGCTCGGGGTTACAGTCCTTTCCATTCTTGCCAAAGAGTTGATGTTCCGCTATTCCGTTTACGTCGGCAGGAAGCTCAAAAGCCAAATCTTAGTTGCCGACGCTTACCACCACAGGAGCGACGCCCTCAGCAGCGTTGCGGTTCTCGTGGGTCTCGGTCTTCAGAAGCTCGGCTTCAAGTATGGGGATGCCCTCGCCGGGCTGGTTGTTGCGGGCTTCCTCGTCAAGGTCTCGGCGGAGATAATCCTTGAGAACGTTGGCTACCTCACAGGAAGCGCCCCGCCCTTTGAGGTGTGCGAGGAGATTAGGAAGCGCGCCATGAGCGTCCCAAACGTCCTGGGAGTCCACGACCTCAGGGCACACTACGTGGGGAACAAACTCCACGTTGAGCTTCACATTGAAGTTCCACCGGAAATCACACTCAAGGGGGCCCACGATATCAGCGAGGAAGTCAAGAAGAGGATCGAGGAGATGCCAGAGGTGGAGAGGGCCTTTGTCCACGTGGACATAAAGGGCGTTACTGAGTGA
- a CDS encoding type II toxin-antitoxin system PemK/MazF family toxin: MRRTASGTPTEGGPFKEGEVILLPFPFNDLQNVKTRPALVLSSESFNRKSNSIIVAQITPT; the protein is encoded by the coding sequence GTGAGGAGGACAGCTTCTGGGACTCCTACTGAAGGAGGGCCTTTCAAAGAGGGAGAGGTAATCCTCCTGCCGTTTCCCTTCAACGACCTCCAGAACGTGAAAACGAGGCCAGCCCTCGTCCTTTCGAGCGAGAGCTTCAACAGGAAGAGCAACTCAATCATAGTGGCTCAGATAACTCCAACCTGA
- a CDS encoding ribbon-helix-helix domain-containing protein translates to MTTGVKVSVRLPPKLAEEIDSLVKAGLFSNRSDLIKEAIRHYLRELRKELTEEERWRLKAVEDVLKEDWESEEDSFWDSY, encoded by the coding sequence ATGACCACTGGTGTGAAGGTTTCTGTGAGACTTCCTCCGAAGCTTGCCGAGGAGATAGACTCGCTCGTCAAAGCGGGCCTCTTCAGCAACAGAAGCGACCTGATAAAGGAGGCTATACGGCACTACCTCAGGGAGCTCAGAAAGGAGCTCACGGAAGAGGAAAGATGGAGGCTGAAGGCCGTCGAGGACGTCCTCAAGGAGGACTGGGAGAGTGAGGAGGACAGCTTCTGGGACTCCTACTGA